From Nitrospirota bacterium, one genomic window encodes:
- the mraY gene encoding phospho-N-acetylmuramoyl-pentapeptide-transferase — protein MLYNWLYPLHTDYSFLNVFRYLSFRIIYAAVTAFLIAFVLAPWVIRKLQEIKLGQQIRNDGPKSHLAKSGTPTMGGILILFAVVLSTLLWADIAKPYVWLVLAATLGFGAIGFADDYLKFIKSQSKGLSVGQKFTAQVAVALGIALVLYFLPGYTTKLSIPFFKNVVPDLGWLYIGFAVLVIVGSSNAVNLTDGLDGLAIGPVMIAALAYTIVAYVAGHRLMSDYLLIQHIEGAGELAVFTASILGASLGFLWFNTYPATVFMGDVGSLPLGAALGTVAVISKHELLLLMVGGVFVIEAVSVIFQVISFKSRGKRIFLMAPIHHHFEMKGWEEPKVVVRLWIIAILLALLSLSTLKLR, from the coding sequence ATGCTCTATAACTGGCTGTATCCGCTTCATACGGACTATTCGTTCCTAAACGTGTTTCGCTATCTGAGCTTCCGGATCATCTATGCGGCCGTGACCGCGTTCTTGATCGCCTTTGTGCTGGCTCCCTGGGTGATCAGGAAGTTACAGGAAATTAAGCTCGGTCAGCAGATCCGCAACGACGGTCCCAAGAGTCACCTGGCGAAGAGCGGGACACCCACCATGGGCGGGATCCTCATCCTTTTCGCGGTGGTCCTCTCGACGCTGCTCTGGGCGGATATCGCGAAGCCCTACGTCTGGCTGGTGCTCGCGGCCACGCTGGGGTTCGGGGCGATCGGATTTGCCGACGACTATCTCAAGTTCATCAAGTCACAATCGAAGGGGCTGTCGGTGGGGCAGAAGTTCACGGCGCAAGTGGCGGTGGCCTTGGGGATTGCGTTGGTCCTCTATTTCCTGCCTGGTTATACCACCAAGCTCAGTATTCCATTTTTCAAGAATGTCGTGCCGGATCTCGGCTGGCTCTATATCGGCTTTGCCGTGTTGGTCATTGTCGGGAGTTCCAATGCGGTCAATCTGACTGATGGTCTCGATGGGCTCGCGATCGGGCCTGTCATGATTGCGGCGCTGGCCTATACAATTGTGGCCTATGTCGCGGGCCATCGATTGATGTCGGACTATCTGCTGATTCAGCACATCGAAGGGGCCGGCGAACTGGCGGTCTTTACCGCTTCGATCCTGGGGGCGAGTCTGGGATTCCTCTGGTTCAATACCTACCCGGCTACCGTGTTCATGGGGGATGTCGGATCACTTCCGCTGGGAGCGGCGTTGGGCACGGTTGCAGTGATCAGTAAGCACGAGTTGCTGCTGTTGATGGTCGGCGGCGTGTTTGTGATCGAAGCGGTCTCGGTGATTTTCCAGGTCATCTCGTTCAAGTCGCGCGGGAAACGTATTTTTCTCATGGCGCCCATCCATCATCACTTTGAGATGAAAGGGTGGGAGGAGCCCAAGGTTGTGGTGCGTTTGTGGATCATCGCCATCCTGTTGGCCTTATTGAGTTTGAGCACCTTGAAACTCCGGTGA
- the murD gene encoding UDP-N-acetylmuramoyl-L-alanine--D-glutamate ligase, which produces MVGVTAVELAGARVTVMGLARSGVAACRLLQLAGARVTVADRKESVELTAILGSIDRDHVAVTVGARYESSLDEADLVVISPGVPYRLASLEAVRRRGVKVISELELASQFFRSPLLAITGTNGKSTTVTLIGKFLAESGKRAFVGGNLGTALSEAAVEDLRASQAGKPSPFDYLVVEVSSFQLETVDRFHPWIAALLNVTVDHQDRYESLDEYVAAKQRIFENQTASDFALFNLDDDRVASLRQQVQAKRLGFTKASTIGADLDGGTFLDGDRIVTTVTGVRQEICRRSEIRIIGNHNVENVMAAATYAVLCGCPLDAIRRVLMTFPGLEHALEIVRERRGVRFVNDSKGTNVDATLKALESIDQPIWLIAGGRDKGGDFSRLAQAVGRRVKRVILIGEAAPLMRRAWEGVATMTEAATLREAVNCAAQGASQGDVVLLSPACASFDMFADYQDRGHQFKALVHALPA; this is translated from the coding sequence ATGGTGGGAGTAACAGCAGTGGAACTTGCGGGCGCACGTGTCACGGTCATGGGACTTGCCAGAAGCGGCGTGGCGGCTTGCCGGCTGCTGCAGTTGGCGGGCGCGCGCGTGACGGTAGCCGATCGCAAGGAGTCGGTGGAGCTGACGGCGATTCTGGGGAGCATCGACCGAGATCACGTCGCGGTGACGGTCGGGGCGCGGTACGAATCCTCGCTCGATGAGGCGGACCTAGTGGTGATCAGTCCCGGTGTACCTTATCGGCTCGCCTCATTGGAAGCGGTGCGTCGTCGCGGGGTGAAGGTGATCAGCGAATTGGAGCTGGCCTCGCAGTTCTTCCGGAGCCCGCTTCTGGCGATTACCGGAACCAACGGTAAGAGCACGACCGTGACCTTGATCGGTAAGTTTCTCGCCGAGAGTGGCAAGCGCGCGTTTGTCGGAGGCAATTTGGGCACCGCCTTGAGCGAAGCGGCGGTAGAAGATCTTCGTGCCAGCCAGGCAGGAAAGCCGAGTCCGTTCGACTACCTCGTCGTGGAAGTTTCCAGCTTCCAGTTGGAAACGGTCGATCGATTCCATCCCTGGATCGCCGCCCTGCTCAACGTGACGGTCGACCATCAGGATCGATATGAGTCGCTGGATGAATATGTCGCGGCGAAGCAGCGGATCTTCGAGAATCAAACCGCGTCCGATTTTGCCCTGTTCAACCTCGACGATGACCGTGTGGCATCGTTACGACAGCAAGTCCAGGCAAAGCGGTTGGGGTTTACGAAGGCCTCGACGATTGGTGCCGATCTGGATGGGGGTACGTTTCTCGACGGCGACCGGATCGTGACGACCGTGACCGGTGTGCGGCAGGAGATTTGTCGCCGAAGCGAGATCCGCATCATCGGCAACCATAACGTGGAGAACGTGATGGCGGCCGCGACCTATGCGGTGCTGTGCGGCTGTCCGCTCGACGCGATTCGTCGCGTCCTCATGACGTTTCCCGGCCTCGAACATGCGCTTGAAATTGTGCGTGAGCGCCGGGGGGTCCGGTTTGTGAACGACTCGAAGGGCACGAATGTCGATGCGACGCTCAAAGCGCTGGAGAGTATCGATCAGCCGATTTGGCTCATTGCGGGAGGACGGGATAAGGGCGGGGACTTTTCTCGATTGGCTCAGGCGGTCGGTCGGCGGGTGAAGCGTGTAATTCTGATCGGAGAAGCGGCGCCACTGATGCGGCGGGCTTGGGAAGGCGTCGCCACGATGACCGAGGCGGCCACGCTACGGGAGGCTGTGAATTGTGCGGCACAGGGGGCCTCGCAGGGAGACGTCGTCTTGTTGTCTCCGGCCTGCGCCAGCTTCGACATGTTTGCCGACTATCAAGACCGTGGGCATCAATTCAAGGCATTGGTTCATGCCTTACCGGCGTGA
- the ftsW gene encoding putative lipid II flippase FtsW encodes MAHRSAGTLALPWSQTSQRSGTKRVSADYTLLAVTMTLALVGLVMVFSASAIVAGNRFQDPGFFLKRQVAWLAFGLLLMHLTSRIDYPLWKKLSIPMLFGMLLLLVMVLVPGLGVAAKGARRWLRLGPISMQPAEMVKLVTVIYIAAYLTKKGDKITSFREGLLPALIVLGLLSGLVLLEPDLGTVVVLGLVTVGMCFLAGARVSHLLTLGLCAIPVVLVLVLGSSYRRQRLMTFLAPWKDAGDAGFQITQSFLAFGSGGPFGVGLGEGKQKLYFLPEAHTDFVLALVGEELGLVGTVTVILLFAVFVWRGFQIATRARVPFGRYLGMGITLLIGGQALVNAAVVTGLLPTKGLTLPFVSYGGSSLVVSLIGVGVLLSISRDRHAGGSRSGSDHE; translated from the coding sequence ATGGCGCATCGATCAGCGGGGACTTTGGCCCTGCCATGGTCCCAGACCAGCCAACGATCGGGTACGAAGCGGGTGTCGGCGGACTACACCCTGCTTGCGGTCACGATGACCTTGGCGTTGGTGGGGCTGGTCATGGTGTTCAGCGCGAGCGCCATCGTGGCGGGCAACCGCTTTCAGGATCCCGGGTTTTTTCTGAAGCGGCAGGTCGCCTGGCTCGCGTTCGGCTTGCTGCTGATGCACCTCACGTCGCGGATCGATTACCCGCTGTGGAAGAAGCTCTCCATTCCCATGTTGTTCGGCATGCTGCTGCTGCTCGTCATGGTGCTGGTGCCGGGGTTGGGTGTGGCGGCCAAAGGGGCACGGCGCTGGTTGCGGTTGGGGCCGATTTCGATGCAGCCGGCGGAAATGGTCAAGCTTGTCACGGTCATCTATATCGCGGCGTATCTGACCAAAAAAGGGGACAAGATTACGTCGTTTCGCGAGGGGCTGTTGCCGGCCTTGATCGTGCTCGGACTCCTGAGCGGACTGGTATTGCTGGAACCGGACCTTGGAACGGTCGTCGTGCTTGGACTGGTGACGGTCGGGATGTGTTTTCTCGCGGGCGCGCGCGTCTCCCATCTATTGACGCTCGGCCTCTGTGCGATCCCGGTCGTCTTGGTGCTGGTCCTTGGGTCCAGTTATCGGCGCCAACGGCTCATGACCTTTTTGGCTCCCTGGAAGGATGCGGGGGACGCCGGATTTCAAATTACGCAATCGTTCTTGGCCTTTGGCAGCGGTGGCCCATTCGGCGTGGGGTTGGGAGAGGGCAAGCAGAAGCTCTACTTCCTTCCGGAAGCCCATACGGACTTTGTGCTGGCGCTGGTCGGCGAAGAACTGGGCCTTGTCGGGACCGTTACCGTCATTCTTCTCTTTGCAGTATTTGTCTGGCGGGGGTTTCAGATCGCCACGCGAGCGCGGGTGCCCTTTGGCCGCTATTTAGGGATGGGGATCACCCTGCTGATCGGAGGCCAGGCTTTAGTGAATGCGGCGGTGGTAACCGGGCTTCTGCCGACGAAGGGACTGACGTTACCGTTCGTCAGTTACGGGGGCTCGTCGCTCGTCGTCAGTCTGATCGGCGTCGGAGTGCTGCTCAGTATTTCACGAGATCGACATGCCGGCGGGTCTCGCAGTGGGTCGGATCACGAATGA
- the murG gene encoding undecaprenyldiphospho-muramoylpentapeptide beta-N-acetylglucosaminyltransferase yields the protein MTIVIAAGGTGGHLYPAVALAREFLRRDPTIKVLFVGTTRGLESKVLAHEGFDLALISAKPVMGKGLFGAMTGLCALPKSLWQCLRLLRARGADLVIGIGGYTSPMVLLAAAMIGVPRVILEPNANPGMANKAVGPLAQRVFLAFESAADSFTRSKVRVVGTPIRQAFLDGVQQSQERSGPFHVLIFGGSQGAKAMNTAVIEGLPELMTQLPTLTVTHQTGESDHARVAEAYRRAGIVAEVTPFLYDMPAALRQADLVVARAGAMTVAELTTCGKPAILIPLPTAIYDHQMRNAKVMEAAGAAVVLPQAALTGALLARTVVAILGDPERVRVMGTASMAMRKIDAAEVIVRECYALMEGHHDVNRSGGAAGV from the coding sequence ATGACGATCGTCATTGCAGCAGGAGGAACCGGTGGCCATTTGTATCCGGCCGTGGCGTTGGCAAGGGAGTTTCTCCGGCGCGATCCCACGATCAAGGTGTTGTTTGTCGGGACCACGCGGGGACTCGAATCGAAAGTGCTGGCTCACGAGGGATTCGATCTGGCCTTGATCAGTGCCAAGCCGGTCATGGGCAAGGGGCTGTTCGGGGCGATGACAGGCTTGTGCGCGTTGCCGAAAAGTTTGTGGCAGTGCCTGAGACTGTTGCGAGCGAGAGGGGCTGATCTGGTGATCGGAATCGGCGGCTATACGAGTCCGATGGTGCTGCTTGCTGCCGCAATGATCGGGGTGCCACGCGTGATTCTTGAACCGAATGCGAATCCTGGGATGGCAAACAAGGCAGTCGGGCCGCTCGCACAACGGGTCTTTCTCGCGTTCGAATCGGCAGCTGACTCGTTTACTCGTTCGAAGGTGCGGGTGGTGGGGACTCCGATTCGTCAGGCATTTCTGGATGGAGTTCAGCAGAGCCAGGAGAGATCGGGACCCTTTCATGTGCTGATTTTCGGCGGGAGTCAGGGGGCAAAGGCGATGAATACTGCAGTGATAGAAGGATTGCCCGAACTCATGACGCAGTTGCCCACTCTCACGGTGACCCATCAGACCGGCGAGTCCGACCATGCACGAGTGGCTGAGGCTTACCGCCGTGCCGGCATCGTCGCGGAGGTGACGCCATTTCTCTATGACATGCCTGCGGCATTGCGCCAGGCGGATCTCGTTGTTGCGAGAGCCGGCGCCATGACGGTGGCGGAGCTCACGACATGCGGCAAGCCGGCCATTCTCATTCCGCTGCCGACCGCCATTTACGACCACCAGATGCGGAATGCCAAGGTGATGGAAGCAGCCGGGGCCGCAGTGGTCCTCCCGCAAGCTGCGCTCACAGGCGCCCTGCTTGCTCGCACAGTGGTGGCGATTCTTGGAGATCCTGAACGAGTACGGGTCATGGGAACGGCAAGTATGGCGATGAGGAAAATCGATGCGGCCGAGGTCATCGTCCGCGAATGCTATGCACTCATGGAGGGCCATCATGATGTCAACCGGTCTGGTGGAGCGGCAGGAGTTTAA
- the murC gene encoding UDP-N-acetylmuramate--L-alanine ligase: MFRKTQQIHLVGIGGSGMSGIAEVLLTLGYKVTGSDLQASDTTRRLEELGGRIFVGHQESNVGEAQVVVISSAVSAQNPEVVAAKAKQIPVIPRAEMLAELMRLKFGVAIAGAHGKTTTTSMVANVLAQGGLDPTMVIGGKVNALGSHARLGRGDLLVAEADESDGSFLRLSPTIAAVTNLDREHLDHYGSMEKINESFLEFINKVPFYGLAVLCADDDRLRALFPNIVKRYQTYGLSEPGGVTPDFFATEISLNQWGAEFRAQFRGRNLGPFRLAVPGRHNVSNALVAIAIGIELDVPVDLIRKALAAYTGVERRFHLRGEANGIMVVDDYGHHPTEIKATLAAAKQGWGDRRLVVLFQPHRYTRTRDLLEDFSKAFEQSDVLFLTDIYAAGEQPIPGVSGAKLAEIVRAAGHPSVTFVEQKDTLVDQVLPHLKSGDLVITLGAGDIWKTGLGLLARLTPTA, from the coding sequence ATGTTTCGTAAAACACAACAGATTCATTTAGTCGGAATCGGGGGATCGGGGATGAGCGGCATTGCCGAGGTGCTGCTGACGTTGGGGTACAAAGTCACGGGTTCGGATCTGCAGGCCTCTGATACGACGCGCAGATTGGAAGAACTCGGTGGACGCATTTTTGTCGGCCATCAGGAATCGAACGTCGGAGAGGCCCAGGTTGTCGTGATCTCTTCTGCCGTATCGGCACAGAATCCCGAGGTCGTGGCGGCCAAGGCCAAGCAGATTCCCGTGATTCCTCGGGCTGAGATGCTGGCGGAGCTGATGCGGCTGAAGTTCGGGGTTGCCATTGCCGGCGCCCACGGGAAAACCACGACGACGTCGATGGTGGCCAATGTGCTGGCGCAGGGGGGCCTGGATCCCACGATGGTCATCGGGGGCAAAGTGAATGCGCTGGGGAGTCATGCGCGGCTGGGTCGCGGCGATCTCCTCGTGGCGGAAGCCGATGAGAGCGACGGGTCGTTCCTTCGTCTGTCTCCGACCATCGCTGCCGTCACGAACCTCGATCGGGAACATCTCGATCACTACGGCAGCATGGAGAAGATCAACGAAAGCTTCCTCGAGTTTATCAATAAAGTTCCGTTCTATGGATTGGCGGTGTTGTGTGCCGACGATGATCGGCTCAGGGCGCTCTTCCCGAACATCGTGAAACGTTATCAGACCTATGGGCTGAGTGAACCAGGTGGGGTGACTCCGGACTTCTTTGCGACGGAGATCAGCTTGAACCAATGGGGCGCCGAGTTTCGGGCGCAGTTCCGTGGACGAAATCTGGGCCCGTTCCGCCTGGCCGTGCCAGGCCGGCACAATGTCTCCAACGCACTCGTGGCGATTGCGATCGGGATCGAGTTGGATGTGCCGGTGGACCTTATCCGAAAAGCGCTGGCGGCCTATACCGGGGTGGAGCGTCGATTCCATCTGCGAGGGGAAGCCAATGGGATCATGGTCGTGGACGACTACGGGCATCATCCGACCGAAATCAAGGCCACCCTGGCCGCGGCGAAGCAAGGCTGGGGAGACCGGCGGTTGGTGGTGCTGTTCCAGCCGCATCGCTATACCAGGACGCGAGATTTGCTGGAGGATTTTTCCAAAGCGTTCGAGCAATCGGACGTGCTGTTTTTGACGGACATTTATGCGGCAGGCGAGCAGCCGATTCCAGGGGTGTCCGGAGCGAAGCTGGCGGAGATTGTGCGTGCCGCAGGCCATCCCTCTGTGACCTTTGTGGAACAGAAAGATACGTTGGTCGATCAGGTATTGCCCCATCTGAAATCCGGGGACCTCGTCATTACGCTCGGGGCGGGGGATATTTGGAAGACGGGGCTTGGCCTCTTGGCCCGGTTGACTCCCACAGCATGA
- the murB gene encoding UDP-N-acetylmuramate dehydrogenase: MKRGSQHVTTTASVPARFTQADVRAAVAGVRGSVSFQAPLREYTSFKIGGPADVVVEPADIEDVCLVVRQARARKVPLFVVGGTNLLIRDGGIRGIVVSLVRLRTIKEESGAVLYSDGGVGMPTLIAYAIRHSLAGLEWAAGIPGTVAGCVVMNAGTKLGEMKDSVKAVRMVNMKGQIVDVDAAQVTFEYRRALLPRGIVVGVWLQLKQGVRSEIEKVVKDYLHYRRDTQPLAMPSAGCVFKNPPNDSAGRLIEATGLKGARVGDAEVSLKHANFMVNRGQARAADVIALIKKVRSTIRRRAGVRLELELKIVGAM; the protein is encoded by the coding sequence ATGAAGCGAGGTAGCCAGCATGTCACGACAACAGCGAGCGTCCCTGCGAGGTTTACGCAGGCAGATGTGCGGGCCGCGGTGGCAGGTGTTCGGGGATCTGTGTCCTTCCAGGCCCCGTTGCGAGAGTACACCTCCTTCAAAATTGGAGGGCCTGCGGATGTCGTGGTGGAGCCGGCTGATATTGAAGATGTCTGTCTGGTGGTCCGGCAAGCGCGCGCGCGCAAGGTCCCTCTGTTTGTCGTGGGCGGAACGAATTTGCTCATTCGGGATGGGGGCATCCGAGGCATCGTGGTCAGTCTGGTGCGGTTGCGGACGATCAAAGAAGAATCGGGGGCAGTTCTGTATTCCGATGGTGGCGTCGGGATGCCGACGTTGATCGCTTACGCCATCCGCCACTCCCTCGCGGGCCTGGAATGGGCGGCGGGAATTCCTGGGACTGTGGCCGGTTGTGTGGTGATGAACGCCGGGACGAAGCTCGGGGAGATGAAGGACTCGGTGAAGGCCGTTCGGATGGTGAATATGAAAGGCCAGATCGTGGACGTGGACGCAGCCCAGGTGACGTTCGAGTATCGCCGGGCCCTGCTTCCACGCGGCATCGTCGTCGGGGTATGGCTGCAGTTGAAGCAGGGGGTCCGTTCGGAGATCGAGAAAGTGGTGAAAGACTATCTCCATTACCGACGAGACACGCAGCCGCTGGCGATGCCGAGCGCCGGTTGTGTCTTCAAAAACCCTCCGAACGATTCTGCCGGCCGATTGATCGAGGCGACCGGTCTCAAGGGGGCGCGAGTCGGCGATGCAGAAGTGTCGTTGAAACATGCCAACTTTATGGTGAACCGGGGACAGGCGCGTGCGGCGGACGTGATTGCACTGATTAAAAAAGTCCGCAGCACCATACGCCGTCGGGCTGGTGTGCGGTTAGAACTTGAACTTAAAATCGTAGGAGCGATGTAG
- a CDS encoding D-alanine--D-alanine ligase yields the protein MSQPRLTERPLLTRARIGVLMGGQSAEREVSLRTGTAVHRSLVRRGYDAVAIDVGPTLSQDLRDQKIAVAFLALHGPGGEDGAIQGFLETVGIPYTGSGIQASAVGMHKVTTKTLLALAGIPVPGGTVVKRGTKVSSATLLRTAKLRWPVVVKPASQGSTIGVTIVRKPAQWRDALALAHRYDTDAMVEAYIPGHEVTVSIIGRQAISPLVLPAVEIVAPGGFYDFAAKYEKGKTQYLCPAPLTAAVTKQIRALALRTYEVLGCEGAARVDFRITPKGRPFVLEINTAPGMTETSLLPMAAGRAKIDYDELTERILESALVRAARVDQSSEEAHKP from the coding sequence ATGAGCCAACCTCGACTGACAGAGCGCCCCCTTCTTACGCGTGCCCGCATCGGGGTGCTGATGGGTGGGCAATCGGCCGAGCGCGAGGTGTCGCTCAGGACAGGCACCGCGGTGCATCGATCGCTGGTGCGCCGTGGGTATGACGCCGTGGCGATCGATGTCGGTCCGACGCTCTCCCAGGATTTGCGCGATCAGAAGATTGCTGTGGCCTTTCTCGCCTTACATGGCCCAGGCGGGGAGGATGGCGCGATTCAAGGATTTCTGGAAACAGTGGGCATTCCTTACACCGGGTCCGGTATCCAGGCCAGTGCGGTTGGCATGCATAAAGTGACGACAAAAACGCTCTTGGCCTTGGCGGGTATTCCTGTGCCTGGAGGTACCGTCGTGAAGCGAGGGACGAAGGTGTCGAGCGCCACCCTGTTGCGGACGGCGAAGTTGCGCTGGCCAGTCGTGGTCAAGCCTGCGTCGCAGGGCTCCACCATCGGTGTCACCATCGTGCGGAAGCCGGCGCAATGGCGTGACGCCTTGGCCTTGGCCCATCGTTACGATACGGATGCGATGGTCGAGGCCTACATCCCGGGGCATGAGGTCACGGTCTCGATCATCGGGAGACAGGCCATTTCGCCATTGGTCCTCCCTGCTGTGGAGATTGTGGCGCCTGGTGGGTTCTACGATTTCGCCGCGAAGTATGAAAAGGGGAAAACGCAGTACCTCTGTCCCGCACCGTTAACGGCGGCGGTGACCAAGCAGATTCGCGCGCTGGCGTTGCGCACCTATGAGGTGCTGGGTTGCGAAGGCGCGGCCCGGGTGGATTTCCGTATTACCCCGAAAGGACGTCCGTTTGTGCTGGAGATCAATACGGCGCCGGGGATGACGGAAACGAGTTTGTTGCCGATGGCGGCGGGGCGAGCCAAGATCGATTATGACGAGCTGACCGAACGGATACTGGAGTCCGCACTTGTTCGAGCCGCTCGCGTTGATCAGTCGTCAGAGGAAGCGCACAAGCCATGA
- a CDS encoding FtsQ-type POTRA domain-containing protein: protein MKLSMRKRAVRAIGPRLNQWKGARASEVAEQRQQANRERLFSRGRRALRIGTWIIGLAALAWGLTFATREMGPVLQRWLEIREVEVEGIHHVTKPEVVELLGLKPGMGLQQVSTGFLAERVRTHAWIKDVIVERRPPHLLHVTVLERTPAAIIRTGVDHWLSDESGHLLAKLGRQDELTLPLLIGLEPKSLLRGDARVRNSVQSGVVLARLIGNSIEGRIEVDLASPTNVVASANGMRFQFGADALVDQWERFQKVKPSLKMASFDGRKHEGSEIDLRYDNRVIVRERG, encoded by the coding sequence ATGAAGTTGTCCATGCGGAAGCGAGCGGTGCGCGCCATTGGCCCTCGGCTCAATCAGTGGAAGGGGGCGCGTGCAAGCGAGGTCGCTGAGCAACGGCAGCAGGCGAATCGAGAGAGACTGTTCTCGCGGGGACGACGAGCCTTGCGCATCGGAACATGGATCATCGGTCTTGCGGCCTTGGCCTGGGGGCTGACCTTCGCGACACGAGAGATGGGACCGGTGCTTCAGCGCTGGCTGGAAATCCGTGAGGTCGAGGTGGAGGGGATTCACCATGTGACGAAGCCGGAAGTGGTGGAATTGCTTGGTTTGAAGCCCGGCATGGGGCTTCAGCAAGTCAGTACCGGTTTTCTTGCCGAGCGTGTGCGGACGCATGCCTGGATCAAAGACGTGATCGTCGAACGCAGGCCTCCGCATCTGCTGCATGTGACGGTATTGGAGCGCACGCCGGCCGCGATTATTCGCACGGGCGTAGACCATTGGCTGAGCGATGAAAGCGGGCACCTCCTGGCCAAGCTGGGCAGGCAGGATGAGCTCACGTTGCCGTTATTGATCGGATTGGAGCCGAAGTCGCTTCTGCGGGGCGATGCTCGCGTCCGCAACTCGGTGCAGTCCGGGGTCGTGCTGGCCAGGCTCATCGGCAATTCTATCGAAGGGCGAATAGAAGTGGATCTCGCGAGTCCTACGAATGTGGTGGCCTCGGCCAACGGGATGCGATTTCAGTTCGGCGCCGATGCCTTGGTCGATCAGTGGGAACGGTTCCAGAAAGTGAAGCCGTCGTTGAAGATGGCATCGTTCGATGGGCGGAAGCATGAGGGCAGCGAGATCGATTTGCGTTACGACAACCGTGTGATTGTGCGTGAAAGGGGGTGA
- the ftsA gene encoding cell division protein FtsA: MRAVPKRDQILVGLDIGTTKICAIVSEITDDGALNIIGVGSSPSRGLRKGVVVDIESTVESIKKAVEEAELMAAVQINSVYTGIAGSHISAENCKGVVPLKKLEVTREDIQRAIESARTLAVIPHDRRILHVLPREFTVDGQEGIREPLGLSGNRLEVNVHVITGAVTSAQNIIKCVNRAGLDVVDIVLQPLASSEAVLSVEERDLGVVMIDLGGGTTDLAIFLDGSIRHSAVLPIGGQNLTKDLAIGLLTTQVEAEKIKLQHGIALTGLVQGHETVEVPSVGDRPARTFSRRDVAEILEPRVAEIFELVRREIARAGYEGMLGAGVVITGGTSLLEGMPDAAEQVLNLPARRGAPSGVGGLRDIVSNPMHATGVGLLLHARHHAEEMATAGLRGGRPLSKAFDRMKTWMFEFF, encoded by the coding sequence GTGAGGGCTGTGCCGAAGCGTGATCAGATTCTTGTGGGGTTGGATATCGGGACCACGAAGATCTGCGCCATCGTTTCGGAAATCACCGATGATGGGGCGCTGAACATCATCGGAGTCGGGTCCAGTCCTTCCCGAGGTCTCCGTAAAGGTGTCGTGGTCGATATCGAAAGTACCGTCGAATCGATCAAAAAGGCGGTCGAGGAAGCGGAGCTCATGGCGGCGGTCCAGATCAATTCCGTCTATACCGGCATTGCCGGCAGTCATATTTCTGCGGAGAACTGCAAGGGCGTGGTGCCTCTCAAGAAGTTAGAAGTCACGCGGGAGGATATCCAGCGGGCCATCGAGAGTGCCCGCACGCTGGCGGTGATTCCTCACGACCGGCGGATCCTCCATGTGTTGCCGCGCGAATTTACGGTAGACGGGCAAGAGGGTATCAGGGAGCCGTTGGGACTGTCCGGAAACCGCCTTGAGGTGAACGTCCATGTGATTACCGGCGCCGTGACGTCCGCGCAGAACATCATCAAGTGCGTGAATCGCGCGGGACTCGATGTCGTGGATATCGTGCTGCAGCCGTTGGCTTCCAGTGAGGCAGTCTTGAGCGTGGAAGAGCGGGATCTGGGAGTCGTCATGATCGATCTCGGGGGGGGGACGACCGACCTCGCGATTTTTCTCGACGGGAGTATCAGGCATTCCGCGGTGTTGCCGATCGGCGGGCAGAATTTGACGAAGGATCTCGCGATCGGGTTGCTGACTACGCAGGTCGAGGCTGAGAAGATCAAGCTGCAGCATGGGATTGCTTTGACAGGATTGGTACAGGGCCATGAAACAGTGGAGGTGCCGTCGGTCGGGGACCGTCCCGCCAGGACGTTTTCGCGCCGTGATGTCGCGGAGATTCTTGAGCCGAGGGTCGCGGAAATATTCGAGCTGGTCCGCCGGGAAATCGCGCGCGCCGGGTACGAGGGGATGTTGGGCGCAGGGGTGGTCATTACCGGGGGGACGTCGTTGTTGGAAGGGATGCCCGATGCGGCAGAGCAGGTCTTGAATCTTCCGGCTCGCCGCGGTGCGCCCAGCGGGGTCGGAGGGCTTCGCGACATCGTCAGCAATCCCATGCATGCCACAGGAGTCGGTCTATTGCTCCATGCCCGGCACCATGCCGAGGAGATGGCTACAGCCGGTCTGCGCGGTGGACGGCCGTTGAGCAAAGCGTTCGATCGGATGAAAACTTGGATGTTCGAGTTCTTTTAA